Proteins encoded in a region of the Megalops cyprinoides isolate fMegCyp1 chromosome 3, fMegCyp1.pri, whole genome shotgun sequence genome:
- the bicdl2 gene encoding BICD family-like cargo adapter 2 isoform X1, protein MSQGSNVRHKGLEEGCGWSLPGSQDAMDVPWSSPDSGSDGGEMISSRKDSLPSQNLEDSFFPFSSSSSSSSSSSQPRGSLMPPMAGKEPLGSPQDDDSRLLLERDLILAAEVGRALLERNEELTTQLEQRERDIEALQQEKHILQQRLDLLELEGSQREAELQADLTSLREQLDKQRSQGRDHRREESEQLTQLSNHNHRLVEQLAEAVALEHTLRSELRSLRDDMEDRSFSNSISSARLESLQAENRVLQERYAHAEERLNSVQEDNTRLRAERERMRERVTELQSILCEKEAELDQQHSMVFQLHTLNHSLKQRVQALGEEVSLTQTTCFPLSLQCEIQQSQAKEAILVHSKILQEKEAEIQELKEELQIREGELQSLQVELQPFRQSPGQPSYSFLEAELTKVRQERDSLNQQLLNTIKHKVALSQEVDAWQEDMRLVICQQVQLREEERERERKARLQRGSATSRSLRVRGEGGKNGKGGFFSSFFSSD, encoded by the exons ATGTCACAGGGGTCAAACGTCAGGCACAAAGGATTAGAGGAGGGGTGTGGCTGGAGCCTGCCAGGGTCACAGGATGCCATGGATGTCCCATGGAGCAGCCCAGACTCAGGAAGTGATGGAGGAGAGATGATCTCCTCCAGGAAAGACAGCCTGCCCTCCCAAAACCTGGAGGACTCCttcttccccttctcctcctcctcctcctcctcctcctcctcctcccagccaAGAGGATCCCTGATGCCCCCTATGGCTGGGAAGGAGCCCCTGGGCTCCCCCCAGGATGATGACAGCCGGCTGTTGCTGGAGAGGGACTTGATCCTGGCTGCAGAGGTGGGCCGGGCCCTGCTGGAGAGGAACGAGGAGCTGACCACTCAgctggagcagagggagagggacatcGAG GCCCTGCAGCAGGAGAAGCACATACTGCAGCAGCGGCTGGACTTGCTAGAACTAGAGggcagtcagagagaggcagagctgcaggcTGACCTCACCTCGCTCAGGGAGCAGCTGGACAAACAGCGGAGCCAGGGCCGAGACCACAGGCGGGAGGAGAGCGAGCAGCTCACTCAGTTGTCCAATCACAACCACAGGCTGGTGGAGCAGCTTGCTGAG gctgTGGCTTTGGAGCACACCCTGCGTTCTGAGTTGCGCTCTCTGAGGGATGACATGGAAGACAGGAGCTTCAGCAACTCCATCAGTTCTGCTAGGCTGGAGAGTCTACAGGCAGAG AACAGGGTGTTACAGGAGCGATATGCCCACGCTGAGGAACGACTGAACTCTGTACAAGAGGACAACACCAGACTacgggcagagagggagaggatgagggaAAGAGTGACAGAGCTGCAGTCCATTCTGTGcgagaaagaggcagag CTTGACCAGCAGCACAGCATGGTCTTCCAGCTGCACACACTGAACCATTCCCTGAAGCAGAGGGTCCAAGCCCTAGGAGAGGAGGTCAGCCTGACTCAGACAACGTGCTTCCCACTGTCACTGCAATGTGAGATTCAGCAGTCCCAG GCAAAAGAGGCCATTCTGGTTCATTCCAAAATCCTGCAAGAGAAAGAGGCTGAAATTCAGGAGCTGAAAGAAGAG CTGCAGATTAGAGAGGGGGAACTGCAGTCTCTACAAGTAGAGCTGCAACCATTCAGGCAATCCCCTGGGCAGCCCAGCTACAG CTTCCTGGAGGCAGAGCTGACCAAGGTGCGTCAGGAGCGTGACTCCCTCAACCAACAGCTCCTCAATACTATCAAACACAAGGTGGCCCTATCTCAGGAGGTGGATGCTTGGCAG GAGGACATGCGTCTGGTGATCTGCCAGCAGGTGCAGCTGCGTGAggaggagcgggagagagagaggaaggccaGACTCCAGCGAGGCTCTGCCACAAGCCGTTCATTGCGTGTtcgaggagagggagggaagaacgGGAAGGGGGGGTTCTTCTCTTCCTTCTTCAGCAGTGACTGA
- the bicdl2 gene encoding BICD family-like cargo adapter 2 isoform X2 — MSQGSNVRHKGLEEGCGWSLPGSQDAMDVPWSSPDSGSDGGEMISSRKDSLPSQNLEDSFFPFSSSSSSSSSSSQPRGSLMPPMAGKEPLGSPQDDDSRLLLERDLILAAEVGRALLERNEELTTQLEQRERDIEALQQEKHILQQRLDLLELEGSQREAELQADLTSLREQLDKQRSQGRDHRREESEQLTQLSNHNHRLVEQLAEAVALEHTLRSELRSLRDDMEDRSFSNSISSARLESLQAENRVLQERYAHAEERLNSVQEDNTRLRAERERMRERVTELQSILCEKEAEAKEAILVHSKILQEKEAEIQELKEELQIREGELQSLQVELQPFRQSPGQPSYSFLEAELTKVRQERDSLNQQLLNTIKHKVALSQEVDAWQEDMRLVICQQVQLREEERERERKARLQRGSATSRSLRVRGEGGKNGKGGFFSSFFSSD; from the exons ATGTCACAGGGGTCAAACGTCAGGCACAAAGGATTAGAGGAGGGGTGTGGCTGGAGCCTGCCAGGGTCACAGGATGCCATGGATGTCCCATGGAGCAGCCCAGACTCAGGAAGTGATGGAGGAGAGATGATCTCCTCCAGGAAAGACAGCCTGCCCTCCCAAAACCTGGAGGACTCCttcttccccttctcctcctcctcctcctcctcctcctcctcctcccagccaAGAGGATCCCTGATGCCCCCTATGGCTGGGAAGGAGCCCCTGGGCTCCCCCCAGGATGATGACAGCCGGCTGTTGCTGGAGAGGGACTTGATCCTGGCTGCAGAGGTGGGCCGGGCCCTGCTGGAGAGGAACGAGGAGCTGACCACTCAgctggagcagagggagagggacatcGAG GCCCTGCAGCAGGAGAAGCACATACTGCAGCAGCGGCTGGACTTGCTAGAACTAGAGggcagtcagagagaggcagagctgcaggcTGACCTCACCTCGCTCAGGGAGCAGCTGGACAAACAGCGGAGCCAGGGCCGAGACCACAGGCGGGAGGAGAGCGAGCAGCTCACTCAGTTGTCCAATCACAACCACAGGCTGGTGGAGCAGCTTGCTGAG gctgTGGCTTTGGAGCACACCCTGCGTTCTGAGTTGCGCTCTCTGAGGGATGACATGGAAGACAGGAGCTTCAGCAACTCCATCAGTTCTGCTAGGCTGGAGAGTCTACAGGCAGAG AACAGGGTGTTACAGGAGCGATATGCCCACGCTGAGGAACGACTGAACTCTGTACAAGAGGACAACACCAGACTacgggcagagagggagaggatgagggaAAGAGTGACAGAGCTGCAGTCCATTCTGTGcgagaaagaggcagag GCAAAAGAGGCCATTCTGGTTCATTCCAAAATCCTGCAAGAGAAAGAGGCTGAAATTCAGGAGCTGAAAGAAGAG CTGCAGATTAGAGAGGGGGAACTGCAGTCTCTACAAGTAGAGCTGCAACCATTCAGGCAATCCCCTGGGCAGCCCAGCTACAG CTTCCTGGAGGCAGAGCTGACCAAGGTGCGTCAGGAGCGTGACTCCCTCAACCAACAGCTCCTCAATACTATCAAACACAAGGTGGCCCTATCTCAGGAGGTGGATGCTTGGCAG GAGGACATGCGTCTGGTGATCTGCCAGCAGGTGCAGCTGCGTGAggaggagcgggagagagagaggaaggccaGACTCCAGCGAGGCTCTGCCACAAGCCGTTCATTGCGTGTtcgaggagagggagggaagaacgGGAAGGGGGGGTTCTTCTCTTCCTTCTTCAGCAGTGACTGA
- the crfb12 gene encoding cytokine receptor family member B12, with translation MDLTYRKHGSHGNTSALVSEAPGNKANPAPVSALIPTDACLNHHGWTVHYDTPLAGLKLDGQRPTGRQDTMTAISATGLIYLLCLALMSAGQLLPPQNLTVDVLDFKGEAKWDPDPGNPSHTTYTVELQPIGEAWTKSCTDITATRCPLIFSLTVDDLLKSYYVRVKAMYRGESSTWTNHDTIQPYGDTLLSAPIMHLSYRERNISIHVDMPQSVLTVRPQLKYFIQVFEETDWLNVSGKCIKGEIGESSRVCMNLTPGQNYCVKASAVLAQQQRKQHLYSRDCISLPNKASAIVWHAVMGALLLLAVIVTLILTALHYYLKPRSSELHMPKSLEMVRGASGAVATILSEVPILTVYLWHTSASLESCPTLPAKQPFVPCEYELRSCHISDEESKGHSNVLPGPAEQESPGNWPLPLPCPYLEALDNDGDGVEDWDEDGDKQGYKSCSSEGTGCNAEALLREQWGNGRWQLEQAPSLDVPMTSLSLCIDSGEEASRETGEIDSDGEGGADVDEGAELLGCSFRDSLGYLPGALENFEDPYAQRSGSTYINGYEPRPEPSSQDPFHSAPRMTLSPASPIFEQSVLYLKR, from the exons ATGGATCTGACTTACAGGAAACACGGCTCCCACGGCAACACCTCAGCCCTAGTGAGTGAAGCACCAGGCAACAAAGCCAA CCCCGCTCCTGTATCTGCACTTATTCCCACTGATGCTTGTTTGAACCATCATGGGTGGACTGTCCATTACGACACACCCTTGGCTGGGCTGAAGTTGGATGGACAGCGGCCAACTGGGCGCCAAGACACAATGACTGCTATCTCTGCCACTGGCCTCATCTACCTGCTCTGCTTGGCACTGATGTCCGCAG GCCAGCTGTTGCCCCCACAGAATCTGACTGTGGATGTGCTAGACTTTAAGGGCGAGGCAAAGTGGGATCCTGACCCAGGAAATCCATCACACACTACATATACTGTGGAGCTGCAGCCAATTGG AGAGGCATGGACAAAGAGCTGCACTGACATAACAGCCACCAGGTGCCCTCTCATCTTTAGCCTGACTGTGGATGACCTGCTGAAGAGCTACTACGTCAGGGTCAAAGCCATGTACAGAGGGGAGAGCTCCACCTGGACTAACCATGACACAATCCAGCCATATGGAGACA CTCTATTGAGTGCCCCCATCATGCACCTCTCCTATCGTGAGCGGAACATCTCCATCCATGTCGACATGCCCCAGAGCGTGCTCACCGTGCGCCCTCAGCTGAAGTACTTCATCCAAGTGTTTGAGGAGACCGACTGGTTAAATGTTTCG GGAAAGTGCATAAAAGGAGAGATTGGAGAGTCCTCCCGAGTGTGCATGAACCTGACCCCGGGTCAGAATTACTGCGTGAAGGCCTCGGCTGTCCTTGCCCAGCAGCAGCGGAAACAGCACCTTTACTCAAGAGACTGCATCTCCTTGCCCAACAAGGCCTCAG CAATTGTCTGGCATGCAGTTATGGGAgccctcctgctgctggctgtcATAGTGACACTGATTCTGACAGCCTTACACTACTACCTGAAGCCCAGGTCATCTGAGCTGCACATGCCCAAGTCACTG GAAATGGTTAGAGGGGCGAGCGGGGCCGTGGCTACTATTTTGTCCGAAGTCCCCATCTTGACTGTTTACCTGTGGCACACCTCGGCTTCCCTGGAGAGCTGCCCAACACTGCCAGCGAAGCAACCCTTTGTCCCCTGTGAGTACGAGCTCAGGAGTTGCCACATCAGTGATGAGGAAAGCAAGGGTCACAGCAATGTTCTGCCAGGGCCTGCGGAACAGGAAAGCCCGGGCAATTGGCCTCTTCCACTGCCCTGTCCTTATTTGGAAGCATTGGACAATGACGGGGATGGAGTCGAGGACTGGGATGAGGACGGGGACAAGCAGGGGTACAAGAGCTGCAGCTCAGAGGGCACAGGCTGTAATGCAGAGGCATTGCTGAGGGAACAGTGGGGGAACGGACGCTGGCAGCTGGAACAGGCCCCCAGCCTGGATGTACCCATGACTAGCCTCAGCCTTTGCATAGACTCTGGAGAAGAGGCAAGCCGCGAGACGGGAGAAATTGATagtgatggagagggaggggccgaTGTGGATGAGGGGGCAGAGCTCCTGGGTTGCTCCTTCAGAGACTCCTTGGGATATCTGCCTGGTGCCCTGGAAAACTTTGAGGATCCGTACGCCCAGAGGTCCGGCTCCACCTACATCAATGGGTATGAGCCCCGTCCGGAACCTAGCTCCCAGGATCCCTTCCACTCTGCCCCCAGGATGACGCTCAGTCCTGCCTCACCCATATTTGAACAATCTGTGCTGTATTTAAAGAGGTGA
- the bicdl2 gene encoding BICD family-like cargo adapter 2 isoform X3, with protein sequence MPPMAGKEPLGSPQDDDSRLLLERDLILAAEVGRALLERNEELTTQLEQRERDIEALQQEKHILQQRLDLLELEGSQREAELQADLTSLREQLDKQRSQGRDHRREESEQLTQLSNHNHRLVEQLAEAVALEHTLRSELRSLRDDMEDRSFSNSISSARLESLQAENRVLQERYAHAEERLNSVQEDNTRLRAERERMRERVTELQSILCEKEAELDQQHSMVFQLHTLNHSLKQRVQALGEEVSLTQTTCFPLSLQCEIQQSQAKEAILVHSKILQEKEAEIQELKEELQIREGELQSLQVELQPFRQSPGQPSYSFLEAELTKVRQERDSLNQQLLNTIKHKVALSQEVDAWQEDMRLVICQQVQLREEERERERKARLQRGSATSRSLRVRGEGGKNGKGGFFSSFFSSD encoded by the exons ATGCCCCCTATGGCTGGGAAGGAGCCCCTGGGCTCCCCCCAGGATGATGACAGCCGGCTGTTGCTGGAGAGGGACTTGATCCTGGCTGCAGAGGTGGGCCGGGCCCTGCTGGAGAGGAACGAGGAGCTGACCACTCAgctggagcagagggagagggacatcGAG GCCCTGCAGCAGGAGAAGCACATACTGCAGCAGCGGCTGGACTTGCTAGAACTAGAGggcagtcagagagaggcagagctgcaggcTGACCTCACCTCGCTCAGGGAGCAGCTGGACAAACAGCGGAGCCAGGGCCGAGACCACAGGCGGGAGGAGAGCGAGCAGCTCACTCAGTTGTCCAATCACAACCACAGGCTGGTGGAGCAGCTTGCTGAG gctgTGGCTTTGGAGCACACCCTGCGTTCTGAGTTGCGCTCTCTGAGGGATGACATGGAAGACAGGAGCTTCAGCAACTCCATCAGTTCTGCTAGGCTGGAGAGTCTACAGGCAGAG AACAGGGTGTTACAGGAGCGATATGCCCACGCTGAGGAACGACTGAACTCTGTACAAGAGGACAACACCAGACTacgggcagagagggagaggatgagggaAAGAGTGACAGAGCTGCAGTCCATTCTGTGcgagaaagaggcagag CTTGACCAGCAGCACAGCATGGTCTTCCAGCTGCACACACTGAACCATTCCCTGAAGCAGAGGGTCCAAGCCCTAGGAGAGGAGGTCAGCCTGACTCAGACAACGTGCTTCCCACTGTCACTGCAATGTGAGATTCAGCAGTCCCAG GCAAAAGAGGCCATTCTGGTTCATTCCAAAATCCTGCAAGAGAAAGAGGCTGAAATTCAGGAGCTGAAAGAAGAG CTGCAGATTAGAGAGGGGGAACTGCAGTCTCTACAAGTAGAGCTGCAACCATTCAGGCAATCCCCTGGGCAGCCCAGCTACAG CTTCCTGGAGGCAGAGCTGACCAAGGTGCGTCAGGAGCGTGACTCCCTCAACCAACAGCTCCTCAATACTATCAAACACAAGGTGGCCCTATCTCAGGAGGTGGATGCTTGGCAG GAGGACATGCGTCTGGTGATCTGCCAGCAGGTGCAGCTGCGTGAggaggagcgggagagagagaggaaggccaGACTCCAGCGAGGCTCTGCCACAAGCCGTTCATTGCGTGTtcgaggagagggagggaagaacgGGAAGGGGGGGTTCTTCTCTTCCTTCTTCAGCAGTGACTGA